Proteins encoded together in one Penicillium digitatum chromosome 1, complete sequence window:
- a CDS encoding Protein SIK1 — translation MMPTGLPSSFSPKRKREASESDCCSRSASPISIASNDSFKEVPLRDEDELESYSPRTVVAGKFGELAIRGDLISDSRALTGDLQHGSLALPTQKACEPDSHQLKNMPEVLPATSSKPSGRQALQFEPPTTQDPTSMPISPSKKKSATFLRKNLDPSSPSKRKQRLSPPLADTPSEEDPLVWHDSEITGHNPSDPTDDGYGINGIGFKPTASIAWERSQKRQKQVAEWKNREAREARERRRERRRDGIELDNLRGINEGAIQKRVKFNF, via the coding sequence ATGATGCCGACAGGCTTACCATCATCTTTCTCTCCCAAGCGCAAACGAGAGGCCTCTGAATCGGACTGCTGTAGCCGCTCAGCGTCACCCATATCGATAGCCTCTAACGACAGTTTTAAGGAGGTTCCACTTCGGGACGAGGACGAGCTGGAAAGCTACAGTCCTCGAACTGTAGTGGCTGGAAAATTCGGAGAGTTAGCCATTCGTGGCGACCTTATTTCGGACTCTAGAGCCTTGACCGGCGACCTACAGCACGGATCTTTGGCTTTACCGACACAGAAAGCATGCGAGCCTGACAGCCACCAGCTCAAGAACATGCCTGAAGTCCTACCGGCCACTAGTAGCAAACCCAGTGGCCGCCAAGCGCTGCAATTCGAGCCGCCCACCACACAGGATCCGACTTCCATGCCCATTTCCCCCTCAAAGAAGAAGTCTGCAACTTTTCTTCGCAAGAATTTGGATCCCTCATCGCCATCTAAACGCAAGCAAAGATTGTCCCCTCCTCTCGCGGATACTCCATCTGAAGAAGACCCGCTTGTTTGGCACGATTCGGAAATAACAGGCCACAACCCATCCGACCCAACGGATGATGGATATGGAATCAACGGCATAGGCTTCAAACCCACTGCTTCAATTGCGTGGGAAAGGTCACAAAAGCGACAAAAGCAGGTAGCAGAATGGAAGAATCGCGAAGCTAGGGAGGCTCGTGAAAGACGGCGTGAACGGAGGAGGGATGGTATTGAGCTAGACAACTTGCGCGGCATCAACGAAGGTGCAATTCAGAAGCGAGTGAAATTCAATTTCTAG
- a CDS encoding Cytochrome oxidase biogenesis protein, Cox20 subunit — translation MAEDSRDSSSLPEAVRNTQLPNDPADSQKPKYNPSQSQTGKLWDAFGNPEDPANALAKATYKPRGKNPKDVSYSEIIGSFPVSEMTTLHKRPCARESLLTGIGLGFGVGGLRGVLKGRYYLWSAGNWAVGMFAISSLASYEYCRWRRNNELSGMAEALDLMNQLKAKKQREKDAAEEEAALRARLAEEERKNKSWTNPSNYKFW, via the exons ATGGCAGAAGACTCACGAGACTCCAGCTCTCTCCCAGAGGCTGTTAGAAACACACAACTCCCGAATGACCCAGCCGATTCGCAGAAACCGAAATACAATCCGTCTCAGTCACAAACTGGAAAGCTATGGGATGCCTTCGGAAACCCCGAAGATCCCGCCAACGCGCTCGCCAAAGCAACCTATAAGCCCCGGGGAAAGAATCCTAAGGATGTATCATACTCCGAGATAATTGGATCATTCCCGGTCTCTGAAATGACCACTCTTCACAAAAGACCGTGTGCTCGGGAATCCTTGTTGACTGGCATTGGCCTTGGATTTGGAGTTGGTGGTCTACGAGGTGTGCTCAAAG GACGCTATTATCTATGGTCTGCTGGAAACTGGGCTGTTGGCATGTTTGCGATCAGTTCATTAGCCTCATATGAATACTGCCGCTGGCGACGAAATAATGAATTGAGTGGCATGGCAGAAGCGCTCGATCTGATGAACCAACTGAAGGCCAAGAAACAACGTGAGAAGGATGCGGCAGAGGAGGAAGCGGCATTGCGCGCGCGTCTTGCTGAGGAGGAAAGGAAGAACAAGAGCTGGACCAATCCCTCCAATTACAAATTCTGGTAG
- a CDS encoding Pre-rRNA processing nucleolar protein Sik1, putative has translation MADFLLFEGPMGYSLFKVAHQGDSVGNALKEVQEGVNDLAKFGKMVELSSFLPFENNKQALGEINDISEGVASETLVSFLELNLPKPNKKKKVILGLADKALAGSIKSAFSFVDCETGDTSEVVQDLLRGIRLHASKLLKQLRDGDMDTAQLGLGHAYSRAKVKFSVQRDDNHIIQAIAILDQLDKAINTFSMRVREWYSWHFPELVKIVSDNQRYAELALLIKDKQALTSDRLHDIAALVEDDEAVAQSIIDAAKTSMGQEISESDMENVVAFAERVVKLAKYRKSLYAYLVAKMSVVAPNLAALIGEVVGARLISHAGSLTNLSKYPASTVQILGAEKALFRALKTKGNTPKYGLLYHSSFIGRAGPKNKGRISRFLANKCSIASRIDNFSEAPNTKFGEALKSQVEERLEFYSSGAAPTKNEVAMKNAMDAVLADLDVDADQSDADMEDAGVAEAKDEKKEKKEKKEKKEKKEKKEKKEKRKSVGGEGESEKKKKRKHDTDAEPSKKKQKA, from the exons GGAGGGTGTCAATGACCTTGCCAAGTTCGGCAAGATGGTCGAGCTTTCCAGTTTCCTGCCCTTCGA GAACAACAAGCAGGCTCTTGGAGAGATCAATGACATCTCCGAAGGTGTCGCATCCGAGACTCTCGTTTCTTTCCTTGAATTGAACCTCCCCAAgccgaacaagaagaagaaggtgaTTCTGGGTCTTGCCGACAAGGCTCTGGCAGGAAGTATCAAGTCCGCTTTCTCATTCGTGGACTGTGAGACTGGTGATACCAGCGAAGTCGTTCAAGATCTTCTCCGTGGTATCCGTCTCCACGCTAGCAAGCTTCTCAAGCAGTTGCGCGATGGTGACATGGATACTGCCCAGCTCGGTCTCGGTCACGCTTACTCCCGTGCTAAGGTAAAGTTCTCCGTCCAGCGTGACGACAACCACATCATCCAGGCCATCGCCATTCTGGATCAGCTCGACAAGGCCATCAACACCTTCTCCATGAGAGTTCGCGAATGGTACTCTTGGCACTTCCCCGAGCTTGTCAAGATTGTCTCCGACAACCAGCGCTACGCCGAGCTCGCCCTTTTAATCAAGGACAAGCAAGCACTGACCAGCGATCGTCTCCACGACATTGCCGCCCttgttgaggatgatgaggctGTTGCCCAGAGCATCATCGATGCTGCCAAGACTAGTATGGGCCAAGAGATCTCCGAGTCTGACATGGAGAATGTTGTCGCCTTTGCCGAGCGCGTTGTCAAGCTCGCCAAGTACCGCAAGTCTCTCTACGCTTACCTTGTCGCCAAGATGAGCGTCGTCGCGCCTAACCTTGCCGCCCTAATCGGTGAAGTCGTCGGAGCCCGTCTGATCTCCCACGCCGGTAGCTTGACCAACCTCTCTAAGTATCCCGCCTCTACTGTTCAGATTCTTGGTGCTGAGAAGGCCCTTTTCCGTGCCTTGAAAACCAAGGGAAACACCCCCAAGTACGGTTTGCTGTACCACTCTTCCTTCATCGGCCGCGCTGGccccaagaacaagggcagAATCTCCCGTTTCCTTGCCAACAAGTGCTCCATTGCTTCCCGCAttgacaacttctctgagGCGCCTAACACCAAGTTCGGTGAGGCCCTTAAGAGCCAGGTTGAGGAGCGTTTGGAATTCTACTCCTCCGGCGCTGCCCCTACCAAGAACGAAGTCGCCATG AAAAACGCCATGGATGCCGTGCTGGCTGACCTTGATGTCGATGCTGACCAGAGCGATGCGGATATGGAAGATGCCGGAGTCGCTGAGGCtaaggatgagaagaaggagaagaaggagaagaaggagaagaaagaaaagaaggagaagaaggagaagaaagagaagagaaagtcAGTGGGTGGTGAGGGCGAGtccgagaagaagaagaagcgcaagcACGACACGGATGCCGAGCcctccaagaagaagcaaaaggcCTAG